The Lolium rigidum isolate FL_2022 chromosome 2, APGP_CSIRO_Lrig_0.1, whole genome shotgun sequence genomic interval AGTTGTAGTAGTTGTCATAACATCGGTTCGGTTCCCCCTGTATATACAAGTCAGAATCATTGTGGTAGTTGTCATATCATTGGTGCAGTTCTATTGCAACCTGAAGACTGTATTATCAGTTTTATTCAACTTGTATACCTGTAATCCTTTTACTTCATGAGACCACCTGTTAAAAAGCATATGTTCCTTTCGACATCATACTATAGTACAAATTTCAAGCCGGCTTAACCAGTTCAAATCCCAGGGAAATGGTGGTTGTTCATCCTGACAGTGAATTTCTCGAAGATATCACGGGAAAATTGAAAGAGGTTTGTTTATGAGGCCAAAAGTTGTCAGATTTACACCTATAATCCTTTTCTATTCTGGAACTGTGTAACTTTCTTGCTACTTAGTTTTCGTCATGTAGAGTGGCTACTTGGTTTCCTTATTGTTTATGTTGAAATAATGTACTTTCTACCATACAGTATGTCATGGAGGAGATGAATGTTAAGACTGTGACTCCATGTAATGATCCCATGATGTATGCTTCTCTGCGGGCAGAACCCAATTTTAGGTATGTGTTCCTAACGTGCAAGAATTGTTGCTATTTTTAGCCATGGCTCATTACCTTCTATTTTCTCAGTGTTCTAGGGAAAAGACTAGGTAAGGACATGGGCAAAGTATCAAATGGAGTGAAGAAAATGACCCAGGAACAAGTCTTAGCCTTTGAGAAAAgcggagagatttcattctttggtCATTGCTTGAAGCTAGATGACATTAAGGTAACATTACATGCTTCTAGTCTTTAGGTTGTTAGTTTCAGAACAGGAATGATTGATAGCAGATGCGAATTGAATTGAGAAATTTCAGTTTATCTCAAGATCATACATCTGTGGTATTATGTTGGTTAATTTTTTGTAGTCTCTAAGATACAAATAAGTTTCCCAATTGGTTTGTTGGTATTCCAGAATATATCTTTATCTAGCAACTGGTTTGATTGCCAAGATAATACACAGTGTTTCTTTTATTATTTAGGCACTCTTCATGATTATCATGAGCTCATGTCCCTTCATGTACAGTTACATTATTTAGCACAAAACTTACTGCATCACTATGTCTATGAAATTACCTGATGAACTTTGTGTGTTTAGGTGGTCCGAGAGTTCAAGCGTCCTGCAAATGTGTCAGAGAAGGAAATTGATGCAGCAGGAGATGGTATGCCATAAATGCCACTCTTGGTAGTTCTGCTCATCCTTAGTTACTATGGATACATACCATCAATACCTTTTTTTTTGTAGGTGATGTGTTGGTCATTTTGGATCTCAGAGCTGATCAATCATTGATTGAAGCCGGAGTGGCTCGAGAGGtagtcaattttttttaaatatataaCTAGTGCTCTTGGTTCTTGCTTAACAAAGATTGTTTTGGTCTTTTTGGTGTATTAAAATTTACAATTGATGTTTGCTGTCTGGTAAGTGGTAACACATTTTCTTGATGCCCGAAAATTCACTAATTCTCCCTGACACACATCATGATGTTTTAGTATTGAATACAGGCATTGCTGGAACTTTGGTAATGAATAAAGGAAAACTATAGCATCTCTTGTGTCGAACTTTCATGCTCGTTTGAGTGCATTAGTGTTCCTGATACTCCAGTTTAATTTCTGTTTTGATTCAGTCAATAGTGTGGTCTCCTAATTCATGAGCAACTCTGTTCAGGTTGTAAACAAAATCCAGAAATTGCGAAAGACTGCTCAGCTAGAACCTACAGACTTAATTGATGTGTACTACAAACCTGTGGACGATTGCAGCAGTAGACTTGAAGAGATTTTGCAGTCACAGGCCAGTCAAATTTCTCAAATTAAGTTTCTTGTTTCAGAAACTGGAACATCCTTTCACGAAAATTATTATTTTGTGCAGGATCAATATATTAGGGAAGTTCTTGGTAATTCTTTAGTTCCAAAGGCAATGGCACCATCAGATACGGTGAGCTTGTATTTTCAACCTTTAACCTTCATCAACCATCAAACGAATTTAAATTGAACATCAACCTTTAATTATTTTGCATCTTCAGTACGTTTGCTCATAGTTTTTTGTTGAATAGTAACCTTGATAATGGAGAAATATATCTGTGACTTAGCAGACTCTGGTAATTGACTTAATATAAGATCAAGTTTCACATCATAAGAGAGCCAAAAGTAGACCAGATAAGCTGGATTTTTGGCTAACTTTGTGAGCATAAGCAGCTATGTGAGGGCAACTTTTGTGGTGTTAAGTTTTGAGCCTATCATACAGTCTGGGTTTACTGCCAATTTCAAGCATTTATTCCGTAACTCGGTAATACATGCATAAGGTGGTTTGTGGAAAATATGGTGTTGAAGTGATTTTAATGGGTCATTACACTTTTCATTGCAATGTAATTGTATGGTTCGCAGGTAGTTATCTGTGAGGAGTCTCACGATGTACATGATATGTCGTTTGTCATCTACATTGCGAGGTGCATGCCTGTGCTCGCACCCGATCTCCTTCCCCATGCCTCAGGTATCTACATTGTGCAACTGCGAAGAACTCGTGCAAGTAGTCGCTATTTTTTGTGTTCATATCATGGCATTGTCCGAGAAATTATGTGAGTAACCTATGTGGTACCTTGAACGGAACAGGTAACAGTGACCACGTTGATGCGCTAAGAGTGTATTTGTCATCAAGGTCCATTTCCAGACTGAAGAACGAATTCCAGACGGGAAATGGCAAGGTAGGAATCCACACCGCTGTTAACAATTTTCCATGGTGTGTTCTTCAGATCTTATATGTTTTGACTCTGTTCTCGCAGATTACGGTGAGCTGCATGGAAGGCTATCCGCCGATCGTTCTGCAGCTAGGAAAGCATGTCTTTCTTAGTGCTGGCGATTTTTATCTGGCTAATCGTTCTTGATTCTTGTCTTCAAGCGTCATTCCAATTTTGAATAGTTTTGTCATTCTCAACCACAATCATTCTGATCAGGCTGATTCTATTTGCGCCTCACAAAAGAAATGTATTTACTTGTATGTGCTGCGGACATGGAAGGGAGATTAAATTGTTAAGTGTGTGTTTAGAAACTCATTTGTATACTGATACAACAGCGTGCCCCTGTGTTTAAACATCAGCTACAACTGCTTAATCAGTGAGTTGGTTTTACCAATATGGGTCGTCTTTGTTGCTTGGTCATTATTCTTCAGTCTTCAGGTTCTGGGAAAATACACTTTGATTTTGTGGGATTGTTTCACGGTCTTTCTCAATTCTCATAACGCCAAACTGATGTCACATGATGGGTACTGGTTAACCTATCTTTCGGATTTGAACCTATTTAACCATTTTGTGTAAAAGGATAATATTGATTAACCATTAGGTTATTATGGTTTAAATGGTTAACCGTTGGTTATTAAGGTTTGAACCATTTTAAACTTTGTGCAATGCTGGCAAATATTCACAAAGCCAGCATGCGAGACGTTTGGCTGTGCTGTGCTAGACCAGATAGCTAGCAGATGGATGCCGCCGGCAGCTCGATCCGGCACATCCCAATATGTTGTCTGGTGTCTCAGCCTGTTCCAATTGCACAGGGGTCTCCGTGTATGTTACCGAGTTCCAATTCTTTTTACTAATGTAGGTTGTTGCTGTAAACACCGCTCAAAATGTATGTTGATCAGTGTTTCTTCAGCAGCTGGGTAAGTGTAGTGACGTTTTCAGTCCGTTAACAAAGAGTGATAATGATGTCGTCTGTAGAATGTGGGAACTGGTATGAATGTTTCCAGTCCGTTAACAAAATGTATGTGGGAACAAAAATAAACATAGGATGTTCCAAAGTAAATAAAAGCTCCATTATGTGTAAAAAATATGCACGCACATCCATCCGAGGCTGTATGCAACAGTACAGTTGCTACAAAAGGTAAATAATAAAATGTTTACCAAGACATCAGCTTTCACACGTTAATACTTAATAGAACACTGATTTATAACATGCCATATATTTTTTGATATTTCCAGGAACTTAAAAATCATTAATACATGGTTTCGCATGGAGTTTTCATTATAAAACAGTATTCTACTTCCTGAATAAACAAAAGTTCTCCAACATATGTGATAGTATGTTTGATAGAGACGGAAAAAACCCCAGAAAACAACAGGGCTCTAGCTCAACATATTAGTACACTCACAAAATTCACATAACAACTCATTACATAATACAATGTATGTTTTTTCATCAATAAAAAACAAGCTGAATTCAGAGTCCATCAACCGCGCACCACACCTTGAGCTGATTCATACTATGACAGGCTGAATTGAAGGAGTCAGGTGAACATGGTGCCGAGATAGGAGATGCGGAGAGTGCACTCACAGAAGTTGAAACTCTATTCAAGCAAACCGAAGATCTAAAATCAAAATTGTTGTTTTGTAGTAGTAAATTTAGCAAGCATCTTTCTTTGTATATCTGATACCTCAGAAACTCATTCCATGCGATGTTTTATGCGAATTAGTGTATTCATTTATGACCCATGAGCCTGACTTCTAGGATATATAACCATGTGTTTCTTGCCACATGCAAAGAATTCACAAGAAAAGTCTGGAATGTTGGTTAATCTGCATATTTATAGGCATAATTATACACTTGTGTACATCGATTTGGCCTACAACATTCTATCGTTGCGGATGTGTGTGTtgtttgtaaaaaaaaaagaaaaaaaggagaaataACTATGTATTTTCCTGTTAGAAGAAAAGATAATCATTTACAAATGCAAATACCCTTGATGACAGCCGGCTCAAGATATCTGGtaggatcttttttttttttttgacctggaTCTGGTAGGATCTTTGACGAGATGCTCTGCAAAACAGGTAGAAGCTCTTGCACAAGAGACACAATATTTACGTCCTGGCATCCAGAAAAGAACCTTTTTCAATATCAATTCATCTTCCTTTCATGAGAGTGGAGTTTGTACacccaaacaaaaaaaaaataggttAAAAAACAAGTGTTCAGCATGCTCTGGCACCAGAGCTGGAGACgacgggttgcatctaccgggcaCCACTGAGCAGTGTTTCTCTGTTCTACTGGACCGACCCGATCCTCAGCTTACTTGGCCCAGCACACGGCTTCACCGCCCATCTTTGCTTCCTGTAGCCGCCGGACCGTGCagccttgccgccgccgccgcgaggccTCGTCGGAGAAGCAACCCTGACCCTGAGGTAAGCCACCCTTTCCCGGTTCGCAGTCGCCTCCTCGACCTGACACCCTGGAGAGAAACAATCCCTTCATTTCCATCTCTCTTCGCTCACTGCATCCATCTGTTGCTGCCGCTGGTTCTTGCGTTTTCAGGATGGCGACTCTGAGGAGCCTCAAGATCAAGACCTCGACGTGCATGAGGGTGGCCAGGGAGCTGCGGTCGTACGaggaggtggtggggagggaggcgGCCAAGACCGCCGTCATGAAGAACAGAGGCGCCGATCTTGACGACCTCAAGCAGCAGGTGAAAAAATCTTCCACTGGCAGGACTTTCTTTTGATTATTCCTCATCTTCCTAGTGCTGGACATGCAGTGTTTGTCTTTTCTTTTGCTAATATCATATGCAGTGTGATTTTGGGAGTAATAACGTGCTTGTCAAATGTTTTCGCTCCTGTTTTTGGAATCCCGTTTCTTGATATTCTTCGTACTTGATTGCTCTACAATTCTTCCAAGGGGGCAATGGATAGCTAAGTCAGAAAAACTGGTTTAGTTAGAACAGAGTATGCTCTATTCTAATTCTTCACTATTTAGAACAGAGTCTGCCATCAGAGCAAGCACACATTATATAGAGCTACACTGGAAGTGCTCTTTTTAGATGAGCAAGTGTTGATTATTGGTACCCTCGCAGTCATTTCAAGTTGTAGCTATATATGATGTGCACTCCATCTTAATGTCATTCACTTCTTCAGGAGAATGTCTTGGCTGAGTCAAGGATGATGGTCCCAGACTGCCATAAGAGACTTGACGCCGCAGTGGCAGACCTGAAAGCAACTCTGGTACCGTTCTGATTTTTTTTAGCAAAATTTAACATTATTTGTGATCTTGTCTTCAGCTTTTACAATCTATTGTAGGCCGAATTGATGAGATAGCAGAGGCGGAGAGCGACCAGAGGTTGAAACTCTAAGCCAACTGGATATTAACTTGGAATTCAAAACCTTTGTTTTGTTGAAATGTCAGCAGTCATCTTGATTTGTATTGTTGATATATCAGAAACTCATTCCGTGAGATGTTTCATATGAGTTCGTGTATCCATTGACTGATGAGCCTGACTTCTAAGATACTGAATCATGTGTTTTCTATATCTCAAAAAATGATTATGTGTTTGCTATTTATTGATGCATTTCTTTTCACATGCAAGGTGTCGCAAGACAAGTCAGAATTGCTGGTTAAACAGTGGTTAATCTGCATATATATAGGCATAATTATATACATCGTACTTCTGTACAACATTCTATCGTTGtataaaaagaaaaggagaaacaaCTCTCTAGTTTCcagtcagaagaagaaaaaaagaccgCTTCACAAAAATGCTTCCCGGATAACCCGTGCGAACACCCTTGATGACAACCGGCTCAAAATGTCTGGTAGGATCTTCGACGAGATGCTCGGCAAAATAGGTAGAAGCTCTTGTACTACAGACACGATATTTACGTCCTGCAATAAAAAGAAAGAACATGTATCGATATCAATTCATCTTGCTAAGAAAAATACAAAATGTACGTTTTTGCGTTTTCTTGAGAAGAAAAAAAGTGCTAACAGTTTAGCATGCATACCCCATTCGCTGTTGGACTTGCTGTCCCAGCTGTTAAGAATTTGACAACCTTCTCGACATTGTTCAAGATGATCCTGTCCTCCTCTGTGATTGTAGGAAGCAACGCACTGGACCTGACAGGAACCATACCAAAAACTGGGGTCGGATTTCTGATCCCAAAGGATCCAGCAATTTGTAGCAATTGCTCCCTTGAAACTGCGTCGATGGCTTTCACAATCTACACCAGAGAAAACAAGAGGGATCAATAAAAAGCACTTAAATTTTCTAAAGGTAAATTTTCCTGCACTCGGTAAATCACTGCACCAAGAACAACGGCTACTCCTCAGATCATTATGAACTGCTGTGACACGAGAGCTCACCTCGTCAAGAATGAACTCCCGGAAGAAGTCGCCCCTATCAGAGA includes:
- the LOC124693561 gene encoding tubulin-folding cofactor A-like isoform X1, with the translated sequence MATLRSLKIKTSTCMRVARELRSYEEVVGREAAKTAVMKNRGADLDDLKQQQENVLAESRMMVPDCHKRLDAAVADLKATLAELMR
- the LOC124693561 gene encoding tubulin-folding cofactor A-like isoform X2, which gives rise to MATLRSLKIKTSTCMRVARELRSYEEVVGREAAKTAVMKNRGADLDDLKQQENVLAESRMMVPDCHKRLDAAVADLKATLAELMR